One genomic window of Polynucleobacter sp. HIN11 includes the following:
- the aat gene encoding leucyl/phenylalanyl-tRNA--protein transferase, whose amino-acid sequence MSTIPWLGPSDPFPNPLTQPDPDPEVPGLLAVSERIYPGQLERAYRSGIFPWYSDHQPVLWWSPDPRMTLRPANLKISQSLRKTIRACLDDPNMTLQVDHDFPGVMRACATTERQGQDGTWITHEIMDAYTALHDQGHAHCITVEQNQHAIGGLYCVSFGAMVFGESMFSRVRDSSKLALAALCAWCYDHGVTFIDCQQETAHLRSLGALPISRSEFLGHIERAVSTPIQEKWVMDKFILERYLR is encoded by the coding sequence ATGAGTACCATCCCATGGCTTGGCCCAAGCGATCCATTCCCTAACCCACTCACCCAGCCTGATCCTGACCCAGAGGTGCCGGGATTGCTCGCAGTGAGTGAACGGATCTATCCTGGACAGTTAGAGCGTGCTTACCGCAGCGGTATTTTCCCCTGGTACTCCGATCATCAGCCCGTCTTGTGGTGGTCACCTGACCCGCGCATGACTCTCAGGCCCGCGAATCTCAAAATTAGTCAGTCATTACGTAAAACAATCCGCGCATGCTTGGATGATCCAAATATGACATTGCAGGTTGATCATGATTTTCCGGGGGTAATGCGCGCCTGCGCCACCACCGAGCGCCAAGGCCAAGATGGTACCTGGATTACGCATGAGATCATGGATGCATACACAGCATTGCATGATCAAGGGCATGCTCATTGCATCACCGTGGAGCAGAATCAGCACGCCATTGGTGGCCTATATTGCGTCTCTTTTGGGGCGATGGTGTTTGGCGAGTCGATGTTTTCTAGGGTTCGGGACTCGTCTAAGCTTGCTTTAGCAGCCTTGTGCGCATGGTGCTACGATCATGGAGTGACTTTCATTGATTGCCAACAAGAAACCGCCCATCTTCGCTCTTTGGGTGCCTTGCCGATTAGCCGCTCTGAGTTTTTAGGGCATATCGAGCGTGCGGTATCCACCCCAATCCAAGAAAAATGGGTAATGGATAAGTTCATTCTAGAGAGATACCTGCGATGA
- a CDS encoding TIGR00645 family protein, producing MSENKEFVFEKKLRPLPRWIFMSRWLQAPLYIGLIIAQGVYVWQFWLELIHLITMMGANEMTETALMLIVLGLIDVVMISNLLVMVIVGGWETFVSRLDLQDHPDQPEWLSHVNAGVLKVKLATAIIGISSIHLLKTFINAASYDEKTLLWQTLIHVTFVLSALAIAYTEKIISAAHQKH from the coding sequence ATGAGTGAAAACAAAGAATTTGTGTTCGAGAAAAAATTGCGCCCCTTGCCGCGCTGGATCTTTATGTCCCGCTGGTTGCAGGCCCCACTTTATATTGGCCTCATCATTGCCCAAGGCGTCTACGTTTGGCAGTTCTGGTTAGAGTTGATTCATCTCATTACGATGATGGGTGCCAATGAGATGACCGAGACCGCACTGATGCTGATCGTCTTGGGATTGATTGATGTCGTGATGATCTCCAATCTCTTGGTCATGGTGATCGTGGGCGGTTGGGAGACCTTTGTCTCACGTCTTGATTTGCAAGATCACCCCGATCAGCCCGAGTGGCTCTCGCATGTCAATGCTGGGGTATTAAAGGTCAAGCTGGCTACCGCGATTATTGGGATCTCTTCGATTCATTTGCTAAAGACATTTATCAATGCCGCATCCTATGATGAGAAGACCTTGCTCTGGCAGACCCTAATTCATGTGACGTTTGTGTTGTCGGCATTAGCAATTGCGTATACCGAGAAAATTATTTCTGCTGCCCACCAGAAGCACTAG
- a CDS encoding 3-hydroxybutyryl-CoA dehydrogenase: MTITSIGIIGAGTMGNGIAQVAANAGYDVVLLDVSDAALEKGLAALNNSLDRLIKKEVISAEQKSQTLARIKTTTQYAELASVSLVIEAATENQTIKESILQQVDRVVSQDTIIASNTSSISITHLGALNSRPERFIGIHFFNPPPLMALIEVIMGKQTSPETLKAVLAMAARMGKEPITVQSSPGFVVNRILLPMINEAFFVLHEGIASPEDIDTGMKLGCNHPIGPLALADLIGLDTCLAIMEVYHQEFKDDKYRPSPLLIDLVAKGHLGRKTGRGVYVYDKK; encoded by the coding sequence ATGACCATCACTTCGATTGGAATCATTGGCGCTGGCACGATGGGCAATGGGATTGCGCAAGTGGCCGCAAATGCTGGATACGATGTTGTATTACTGGATGTTAGCGATGCAGCACTCGAGAAAGGCTTAGCAGCACTAAATAATAGCCTTGATCGCCTCATCAAAAAAGAGGTCATCAGTGCTGAGCAAAAGTCTCAAACCTTGGCGCGGATTAAAACTACTACGCAATACGCTGAGCTTGCATCAGTTTCTTTGGTGATTGAAGCAGCTACTGAAAATCAAACGATTAAAGAGTCGATCTTGCAGCAAGTGGATCGAGTGGTTAGTCAAGATACGATTATTGCGAGCAATACCTCGTCCATCTCGATTACGCATCTGGGTGCACTCAACTCACGGCCCGAGCGCTTTATTGGGATTCATTTTTTCAATCCCCCACCCCTCATGGCTCTCATCGAGGTCATTATGGGCAAGCAAACTAGTCCTGAGACCCTGAAGGCAGTCCTAGCGATGGCCGCTCGTATGGGCAAAGAGCCTATCACTGTACAAAGCTCACCTGGCTTTGTCGTCAATCGCATCCTTTTGCCAATGATTAATGAAGCCTTCTTTGTCTTACATGAAGGAATTGCTAGCCCCGAAGACATTGATACCGGTATGAAACTTGGTTGCAACCACCCCATTGGCCCCTTAGCATTGGCCGACCTGATTGGTCTTGATACTTGCCTTGCAATCATGGAGGTGTATCACCAAGAATTTAAGGACGATAAATATCGTCCATCACCCTTACTGATTGATTTAGTTGCCAAGGGTCATCTAGGACGCAAGACTGGACGCGGAGTGTATGTCTACGACAAAAAGTGA
- a CDS encoding replication-associated recombination protein A, producing MPSLFDSKPIAPLAEALRPKTIDEVIGQAHLLGPGKPLRLAFESGQPHSMILWGPPGVGKTTIARLSAQAFHHSFIAISAVLAGVKEIREAIEQAHHDMAQFGRQTILFVDEIHRFNKSQQDALLPHMESGLFTVIGATTENPSFEVNAALLSRAQVYVLKSLTGDELRQLLVRACDHALPSVTLSDDARTTIAAYADGDARRLMNLVEQLQQTVRTQGITSVDRTLIENTLNLNVRRFDKGGDQFYDQISALHKSVRGSHPDAALYWLCRMLDGGADPRYLARRIIRMAWEDIGLADPRAMQLANDAAQTYERLGSPEGELALGQAVVYLAVAPKSNASYRAFNAARAFVATDRSREVPVHLRNAPTQLMKDLGHGHAYRYAHDEPHAYAAGESYLPEGMAEPRWYEPVERGLENKIAERMAFLRSLDEQANKT from the coding sequence ATGCCTAGCCTATTTGACTCCAAACCGATTGCGCCATTAGCTGAGGCCTTGCGCCCCAAGACCATCGATGAAGTGATTGGTCAAGCGCACTTATTGGGGCCCGGTAAACCATTACGCTTAGCCTTTGAAAGTGGTCAACCGCATTCGATGATTTTGTGGGGGCCGCCTGGAGTCGGTAAAACTACGATTGCTCGATTATCCGCGCAAGCCTTTCATCACTCCTTCATCGCGATCTCCGCTGTCTTAGCAGGTGTTAAAGAAATCCGAGAAGCGATTGAACAGGCGCACCATGACATGGCTCAGTTTGGTCGACAAACAATTTTATTTGTTGATGAGATCCATCGGTTTAATAAGAGTCAGCAAGATGCATTGCTACCGCATATGGAATCGGGTCTCTTCACCGTGATTGGCGCAACTACCGAAAATCCTTCCTTTGAGGTCAACGCCGCCCTTCTCTCGCGCGCTCAGGTCTATGTTCTCAAATCGCTCACTGGGGATGAGTTAAGACAACTCTTGGTGCGTGCCTGCGATCATGCTTTGCCAAGCGTTACGCTTAGTGACGATGCGAGAACAACCATCGCGGCCTATGCCGATGGAGATGCACGGCGCTTAATGAACTTGGTCGAGCAATTGCAACAAACCGTCCGCACTCAAGGTATTACTTCTGTGGATCGGACTCTGATTGAGAACACCCTCAATCTCAATGTACGACGCTTTGATAAAGGTGGTGATCAGTTTTATGACCAGATCTCAGCCTTGCATAAATCGGTGCGCGGCTCACACCCCGATGCTGCGCTCTATTGGTTATGCCGCATGCTCGATGGCGGTGCTGATCCGCGTTACCTCGCACGTCGGATTATTCGGATGGCCTGGGAAGACATTGGTCTAGCCGATCCACGGGCGATGCAACTTGCCAATGATGCTGCGCAGACTTATGAGCGTCTGGGATCGCCCGAGGGCGAGCTAGCCTTAGGACAAGCCGTGGTTTATCTAGCGGTGGCGCCCAAGAGTAATGCGAGCTATCGCGCATTTAATGCGGCTCGCGCTTTTGTTGCCACCGATCGCAGTCGTGAAGTGCCGGTGCATTTGCGTAATGCCCCAACCCAACTCATGAAAGACCTCGGGCATGGTCATGCCTATCGCTATGCGCATGATGAACCCCATGCCTACGCTGCAGGAGAATCGTATTTACCCGAAGGGATGGCAGAGCCGCGCTGGTATGAGCCGGTTGAGCGTGGCCTTGAAAATAAGATTGCAGAACGCATGGCCTTCTTGCGCAGTTTGGATGAGCAGGCCAATAAAACGTAA
- a CDS encoding glutathione binding-like protein: protein MIDVYSWATPNGHKIHIMMEECGYRLDRDWRAIPIDIGKGDQFKPAFLKISPNNKIPAIVDPNGPDGKPIHLFESGAILLYLANKTGRFLPKSIRGKYETMEWLMFQMGGLGPMLGQNHHFRLYAPQKIDYAIERYTNEAKRLYGVLDERLKKHQFIVGNEYTIADIAIYPWTRRWDKQGMDLKDYPNFKRWFEMISARPAVQRGVEVLTNLRKPEMDPKEKEQLFGATQYQRRKQTK, encoded by the coding sequence ATGATCGATGTATATAGCTGGGCTACTCCCAATGGCCATAAGATCCATATCATGATGGAAGAATGCGGCTATCGCTTAGATCGCGATTGGCGTGCCATTCCGATTGATATTGGCAAAGGGGATCAATTTAAACCCGCTTTTCTGAAAATCAGTCCTAACAATAAGATCCCAGCGATCGTAGACCCCAATGGACCTGATGGCAAACCGATTCATCTATTTGAATCTGGCGCCATCTTGCTCTATCTCGCTAATAAAACGGGGCGCTTCCTACCGAAATCGATTCGGGGTAAATACGAGACCATGGAATGGCTCATGTTTCAGATGGGTGGCTTAGGACCGATGCTGGGTCAGAATCATCATTTCCGCTTATACGCACCTCAAAAAATTGATTACGCGATTGAGCGCTATACCAATGAAGCAAAACGCTTATATGGTGTGTTGGATGAACGCCTAAAGAAACATCAGTTCATCGTTGGTAATGAATACACGATTGCTGATATTGCAATCTATCCATGGACACGACGTTGGGATAAACAAGGGATGGATCTCAAGGACTACCCAAACTTCAAACGCTGGTTTGAAATGATTAGTGCAAGACCAGCAGTGCAACGCGGTGTTGAAGTACTAACAAATCTGCGTAAGCCCGAGATGGATCCAAAGGAAAAGGAACAGTTGTTTGGTGCAACTCAATATCAACGCAGGAAGCAAACAAAATGA
- a CDS encoding DUF3429 domain-containing protein yields the protein MSTTKSELPTIVRILGYAGLIPFIGLAFMVQLADSPNDLIALESLVAYGAVIVSFLGALHWGACFKTIGESTQNRWLDHSVWIWGIMPALIAWLAIHIFIPLALLLLAATLIVQRAIDQRTYAYYFENTQMANAFLRMRTHLTVVASVCLIWAGLASLIRNY from the coding sequence ATGTCTACGACAAAAAGTGAGTTGCCAACGATTGTGCGGATCCTCGGTTACGCGGGGCTCATCCCATTTATTGGGCTGGCGTTCATGGTCCAGTTAGCGGATAGCCCCAACGACCTCATCGCTCTTGAGTCATTGGTTGCCTATGGTGCAGTGATTGTCTCGTTTTTGGGCGCCTTGCACTGGGGCGCTTGCTTTAAGACCATCGGCGAGTCAACCCAAAATCGCTGGCTTGATCATAGCGTTTGGATTTGGGGCATCATGCCAGCACTGATTGCGTGGTTGGCGATTCATATCTTTATACCATTGGCACTACTCTTACTCGCAGCCACTTTGATCGTACAACGTGCGATTGATCAACGCACTTACGCGTACTATTTTGAGAACACTCAAATGGCCAATGCGTTCTTACGCATGCGCACTCACTTAACAGTGGTGGCTTCAGTGTGCTTGATCTGGGCGGGTCTAGCTAGCTTGATTCGTAATTACTAA
- a CDS encoding bifunctional chorismate-binding protein/class IV aminotransferase yields MLLLDDVESSREQPTSRLYQHVQHEWCANRFNELDTCFDSIETALGRGQYVVALFAYELGYYWQGIACKHPEPLPLLRAWSFAEVSKLSKEAVDAFLHERLTIESAPSGILNRHDSINHARFTEDIERIQAWIAAGDTYQINHSYRVYGEAYGSPLALYARLRERQPGRYGAFIEDGHQVVLSQSPELFIRRSGDTLIAEPMKGTADATLAQASELANDPKNQAENVMIVDLLRNDLGRIAQTGSVHVPALFEVKQHGQVLQMTSTVQAKPRANLRIEDVLRAVFPCGSVTGAPKKRSMEIIQALEDQPRGWYCGALGWFDPNGDFAMSVPIRTLQMDHDPQSDSSSFVLGVGAGITIDSDADTEYQECQLKASFLTSLPSGVGIFETIRFDRGSDLNRIANWSKHLERLSSSARDLGIQFDDDALQSMVRAAARDLAHDHIHRVRIDLSAAGQLSLSHSIIEKLPGPVQLFWAHEILQDQYTPQQLTMQSHNPLLRHKVSERVIYDAAWHKAVELGGFDALFMNEHRHVTEGGRTSVLIREDVNGPWLTPPLSAGVLPGVMRSVILADPSMNVREANLTISQVANANEIMLCNALRGMIPAHL; encoded by the coding sequence ATGCTATTGTTAGACGATGTTGAGAGCAGTCGGGAGCAACCCACCAGTCGACTCTATCAACACGTCCAACACGAGTGGTGTGCCAATCGATTTAATGAGTTAGACACTTGTTTTGATAGTATCGAGACCGCTCTCGGTCGGGGTCAATATGTGGTTGCACTCTTTGCCTATGAGCTTGGTTATTACTGGCAAGGCATTGCGTGTAAGCACCCTGAACCACTGCCTTTACTCAGAGCGTGGTCCTTTGCTGAGGTCAGCAAACTTTCCAAAGAGGCGGTCGATGCGTTTTTACACGAACGCCTAACGATTGAGTCAGCGCCCAGTGGCATCCTCAATCGGCATGACTCAATCAATCACGCACGTTTTACCGAGGATATTGAGCGTATTCAAGCATGGATTGCGGCGGGCGATACCTATCAAATTAATCACTCCTACCGGGTGTATGGCGAGGCCTATGGCTCACCCCTTGCTCTCTATGCGCGCTTGCGAGAGCGGCAACCGGGGCGTTATGGTGCGTTCATTGAAGATGGCCATCAAGTAGTCTTATCGCAATCCCCCGAACTATTTATTCGGCGCTCTGGTGACACCTTAATAGCAGAACCGATGAAGGGCACGGCCGATGCAACATTGGCACAGGCCAGTGAGCTAGCCAATGATCCCAAGAATCAAGCGGAGAACGTCATGATTGTGGATCTCCTGCGTAATGATCTAGGGCGCATTGCACAAACTGGATCGGTTCATGTTCCCGCACTCTTTGAGGTCAAGCAACACGGTCAGGTCTTGCAAATGACCTCAACCGTACAAGCAAAGCCACGAGCTAATCTTCGGATTGAGGATGTGTTGCGAGCTGTGTTCCCATGCGGCTCGGTAACTGGGGCTCCCAAAAAACGCAGTATGGAGATTATTCAAGCGCTGGAGGATCAACCACGCGGCTGGTATTGCGGGGCATTAGGCTGGTTTGATCCCAACGGAGACTTTGCGATGAGTGTGCCAATCCGCACGCTGCAGATGGATCACGACCCACAATCCGACTCATCGTCGTTTGTCTTGGGTGTTGGCGCCGGAATTACCATAGACTCTGATGCTGATACGGAATACCAAGAATGCCAACTCAAGGCATCATTCTTAACGAGCCTGCCAAGCGGTGTAGGGATTTTTGAAACCATCCGCTTTGATCGCGGTAGCGATCTCAACCGAATTGCAAATTGGTCAAAGCATCTCGAGCGCCTATCGAGCTCAGCTCGTGATTTAGGAATTCAATTTGATGATGATGCCTTGCAGAGTATGGTGCGAGCGGCTGCAAGGGATTTGGCGCACGATCACATCCATCGCGTGCGGATTGATTTAAGTGCAGCCGGCCAACTATCACTATCGCATTCCATCATTGAGAAGCTCCCCGGTCCTGTTCAATTATTTTGGGCCCATGAGATTTTGCAAGATCAATACACACCACAGCAACTCACCATGCAGTCGCATAACCCCTTATTGCGTCACAAGGTTAGTGAACGTGTGATCTACGACGCCGCCTGGCACAAGGCAGTTGAGCTGGGTGGCTTTGATGCCTTATTTATGAATGAGCATAGGCACGTCACCGAAGGTGGTCGTACTAGCGTATTGATCCGTGAAGATGTCAATGGTCCATGGCTCACACCACCGCTATCGGCAGGTGTGTTGCCGGGTGTGATGCGATCGGTCATCTTGGCCGATCCAAGCATGAATGTCCGCGAGGCCAACCTGACTATTTCCCAGGTAGCAAATGCTAATGAAATAATGCTATGTAATGCTTTGCGCGGAATGATCCCGGCCCATTTATGA
- a CDS encoding methionine aminotransferase, with protein MPSPLLQTPHSSDSLAPEGWFTSKLPQVGTTIFTTMSGLAAEHQAINLGQGFPDFPCDPALLDAVNHAMRFGHNQYAPMPGILELREALTQKIASLYGHHYDPYSEITVTAGATQAIFTAIAACVGPNDEVIVIEPAFDSYLPAIQLAGGKAVPVAMEIVRDHNGLVDAYALPWEALANAITSKTRLIITNTPHNPTASIWEAADLERLYSLVKDTSILILSDEVYEHMVFDGKPHESIARHAALAERSFLVSSFGKTFHVTGWKLAFIAAPAALMHEYRKVHQFNVFSVNTPMQYAIAQYMKNPEPYLALPAFYQAKRDYFRAGLASTTLKLLPCAGSYFQCVDYTALPRKEASLPEAEFCRWLTTELGVAAIPNSAFYANQTESGVIRFCFAKQESTLKTALLRLQALVP; from the coding sequence ATGCCATCACCGCTTCTCCAAACTCCACATTCTAGCGATAGTCTTGCGCCCGAGGGCTGGTTTACCTCCAAACTACCGCAAGTTGGCACCACGATTTTCACTACCATGTCGGGTTTGGCCGCTGAGCACCAAGCCATCAACTTAGGACAAGGATTTCCGGACTTTCCTTGTGATCCGGCCCTACTCGATGCCGTCAATCACGCCATGCGATTTGGTCATAACCAATATGCCCCCATGCCGGGCATTCTTGAACTGCGTGAGGCACTTACGCAGAAGATTGCAAGCTTGTATGGCCATCACTACGATCCGTACTCTGAAATTACGGTGACCGCTGGGGCAACCCAAGCAATCTTTACTGCAATTGCCGCTTGCGTTGGCCCCAATGATGAAGTGATTGTGATTGAACCCGCCTTTGATAGTTACTTACCAGCCATTCAATTGGCTGGCGGCAAAGCGGTTCCTGTGGCGATGGAGATTGTGCGCGATCACAATGGACTCGTCGATGCCTATGCCTTGCCATGGGAAGCACTAGCGAATGCCATTACTTCAAAGACCCGTTTAATTATTACCAATACGCCACATAATCCTACGGCCAGCATTTGGGAAGCCGCCGATTTGGAACGCTTATATAGCTTGGTCAAAGATACCTCGATCTTGATCCTTAGCGATGAGGTCTATGAACACATGGTGTTTGATGGCAAACCTCACGAGAGTATCGCGCGCCATGCGGCACTCGCAGAGCGCAGCTTCTTGGTTTCTAGTTTTGGCAAGACCTTTCATGTCACGGGCTGGAAACTGGCCTTCATTGCTGCCCCCGCTGCACTCATGCATGAATATCGCAAGGTACACCAATTTAACGTGTTCTCAGTGAATACACCCATGCAATACGCCATTGCTCAATATATGAAAAACCCCGAACCTTATCTTGCACTTCCTGCGTTTTATCAAGCCAAGCGCGATTATTTCCGGGCGGGGCTTGCCAGCACCACACTGAAGTTATTACCGTGTGCAGGTAGTTATTTTCAATGCGTTGATTACACCGCTCTGCCACGCAAAGAGGCCAGTCTTCCAGAGGCAGAGTTCTGTCGTTGGTTAACCACGGAGTTGGGCGTTGCAGCCATTCCAAACTCGGCCTTCTATGCCAATCAAACGGAATCGGGTGTCATCCGTTTTTGTTTTGCCAAACAAGAGTCAACACTGAAAACCGCACTGCTTCGTTTACAAGCCTTAGTACCCTAA
- a CDS encoding peptidylprolyl isomerase yields the protein MMRKFWLSLGLAIGIATLSGFSYAGPKVEFKTNLGNFVVDLDSDKAPKTVNNFLTYVKSGFYNGTVFHRVINGFMVQGGGFTTELVQKPTQPPVVSEAQNGLKNQIYTIAMARTSDPDSATAQFYINVKDNPGLDFPNAMGSGYTVFGKVISGTQTIDKIKQVPTGVASTPRGRMADVPNTPVVIESVTILK from the coding sequence ATGATGCGCAAATTTTGGCTCTCGCTTGGTCTCGCGATTGGTATCGCTACCCTCTCTGGGTTCTCATACGCAGGACCCAAAGTAGAATTTAAGACTAATCTCGGTAACTTCGTTGTCGATCTTGACTCCGATAAAGCCCCCAAGACCGTCAATAACTTTTTGACCTATGTAAAGAGCGGTTTCTATAACGGCACCGTGTTCCATCGCGTAATTAATGGTTTTATGGTGCAAGGTGGTGGCTTTACCACCGAGCTGGTACAAAAACCAACGCAGCCACCCGTGGTCTCTGAAGCACAAAATGGTTTAAAGAACCAGATCTACACCATTGCCATGGCAAGAACCTCGGATCCCGATTCAGCAACTGCGCAGTTTTACATCAATGTCAAAGATAATCCAGGCTTGGATTTTCCGAATGCGATGGGAAGCGGTTATACCGTCTTCGGAAAAGTGATTTCAGGGACACAAACCATTGATAAGATTAAGCAAGTCCCAACCGGGGTTGCTTCAACCCCACGCGGTCGCATGGCCGATGTGCCCAATACGCCTGTCGTGATTGAGTCGGTTACCATCCTCAAATAA
- a CDS encoding Y-family DNA polymerase has protein sequence MRPVFALVDGNNFYVSCERVFNPRLEGKPVVVLSNNDGCIVARSQEARALGIRMGAPFFEAKHLIRSHGLIWLSSNYTLYGDMSARLMALLGEFAPHQEIYSIDECFLDLTGIPNDLVAHAHQIRKRIKQYLGLPTCVGIGQSKTLAKLANHIAKKRLRYQGVFSWSHCNRLEADALMADIEIGEVWGVGRRLKIKLEQCGIRSVCDLKYAPTSLIRKRFGVVLERTVHELNGISCLDLEDTEDHQAVRKHQIISSKSFGKPVHQLDELRQAVVSYVTRAAEKLRQQGSWCSHLLVYLRTNPFAPHDPQYAKSMTIPLLVGTDDTRVLAKYASAGIERIYRPGFAYKKAGVMLLGLHPAGQDLGDLFYNLPQRERSSQLMQVMDRLNQEYGSNTLRLAAAGLRPQWTMRSSQRSPNYTTAWHELAQACANR, from the coding sequence ATGCGCCCTGTCTTTGCTCTGGTGGATGGCAATAATTTTTATGTCTCGTGTGAGCGGGTCTTTAACCCTCGTCTCGAAGGCAAACCCGTTGTGGTGTTATCCAATAATGATGGCTGCATCGTTGCCCGCAGCCAAGAAGCACGCGCACTCGGCATTCGGATGGGAGCCCCCTTCTTTGAAGCCAAACATCTGATTCGCTCACACGGCCTCATTTGGCTCAGCTCCAACTACACCCTCTATGGCGATATGAGCGCTCGCCTGATGGCTTTGTTAGGGGAGTTTGCACCTCACCAAGAAATCTACTCCATCGATGAATGCTTTTTAGATCTAACTGGTATCCCAAATGACTTGGTAGCCCATGCCCACCAAATACGTAAGCGCATTAAGCAGTACCTAGGACTACCAACCTGCGTTGGGATTGGGCAGAGCAAGACCTTAGCTAAATTAGCAAACCACATTGCCAAGAAACGCTTGCGCTATCAAGGCGTATTTAGTTGGTCGCATTGCAATCGCCTGGAGGCCGATGCCTTAATGGCCGATATTGAGATTGGTGAAGTATGGGGGGTGGGTCGACGCCTAAAGATCAAACTCGAGCAATGCGGTATACGGAGCGTATGCGACCTGAAATATGCCCCAACTAGTTTGATTCGTAAACGCTTTGGTGTAGTGCTTGAGCGCACCGTGCATGAGCTCAATGGGATTAGTTGCCTTGATTTAGAGGATACCGAAGACCATCAGGCAGTGCGTAAGCACCAAATTATCTCGAGCAAAAGTTTTGGTAAGCCCGTGCATCAACTCGATGAGCTACGCCAAGCAGTAGTGAGTTATGTCACGCGCGCCGCCGAGAAATTGCGCCAACAAGGTTCGTGGTGCTCCCATCTTCTGGTTTATCTGCGCACGAATCCATTTGCACCCCATGATCCTCAATACGCCAAGAGCATGACCATCCCCCTATTGGTGGGTACGGATGACACACGCGTCTTGGCCAAATACGCTAGCGCAGGTATTGAGCGTATTTATCGTCCTGGCTTTGCATATAAGAAAGCAGGTGTGATGTTGTTAGGTCTGCACCCAGCGGGTCAGGATCTTGGCGATCTTTTTTACAATCTGCCACAACGTGAGCGCTCATCGCAACTCATGCAAGTGATGGATCGACTCAATCAAGAGTACGGCTCCAACACCCTGCGCCTAGCAGCCGCTGGTTTGCGTCCGCAGTGGACCATGCGCTCTTCGCAGCGCAGCCCCAACTACACCACGGCCTGGCATGAACTTGCGCAGGCATGCGCAAATCGCTAA
- a CDS encoding LexA family protein produces MKSPDLNPLLSSCFAPIRRGSCYRPLIAGRAPAGFPSPAADHYDKRLDLNEHLVLHPEATFFLRVKGNSMIGAGIHDGDLLVVDRSLEPSHGRVVIAALDGELTVKRLHQQRGKILLCADNPDYPAIEIRQGQELQIWGVVAHVIHKV; encoded by the coding sequence ATGAAATCCCCTGATTTAAACCCTCTGCTGTCTTCGTGCTTCGCCCCCATCCGGCGTGGATCTTGCTATCGACCCCTGATTGCTGGGCGCGCACCTGCCGGGTTTCCATCACCCGCCGCTGATCATTACGACAAGCGCCTTGATCTCAACGAGCACTTGGTCTTGCATCCGGAGGCTACCTTCTTCTTGCGAGTGAAAGGCAACTCAATGATTGGGGCGGGGATTCATGATGGGGACTTATTGGTGGTGGATCGCTCGCTTGAACCCAGTCACGGTCGCGTCGTGATTGCCGCGCTCGATGGAGAGCTCACCGTCAAACGCTTACATCAACAACGCGGCAAGATTTTGCTCTGTGCTGATAACCCCGATTACCCTGCGATTGAGATTCGTCAGGGGCAAGAGTTACAAATTTGGGGGGTGGTCGCGCACGTGATCCATAAGGTGTAG
- a CDS encoding NUDIX hydrolase — MNYCSSCGSNVRLQIPPDDTRMRHVCAQCGEIHYQNPRNVVGTIPIWENQVLLCRRAIAPRHGYWTLPAGFLEVGESTEHGAARETLEEAGAHVDIGPLFSLLNVAHVEQVHLFYLAQMRTPHFEAGIESLEVGLFTEAQIPWSELAFPTVKQTLQWYFEDLRSGGILQGRTRSRDILPGERIE, encoded by the coding sequence ATGAACTACTGCTCCTCCTGCGGCTCCAATGTCCGCCTGCAAATACCGCCTGACGATACTCGCATGCGTCATGTCTGTGCGCAATGCGGTGAGATTCATTATCAGAATCCGCGCAATGTAGTTGGCACCATTCCCATTTGGGAGAATCAAGTTCTACTCTGTCGACGCGCGATTGCGCCTCGGCATGGTTACTGGACATTACCAGCGGGCTTTCTAGAGGTTGGTGAGAGTACTGAACACGGCGCTGCCCGCGAGACCCTTGAGGAGGCAGGTGCGCATGTTGATATTGGCCCCCTCTTCTCACTTCTAAATGTGGCGCATGTTGAGCAAGTCCACCTCTTTTATTTAGCGCAGATGCGCACACCCCACTTTGAAGCGGGTATCGAGAGTTTAGAGGTCGGCTTATTTACCGAAGCACAAATCCCCTGGTCGGAGCTTGCCTTTCCGACCGTGAAGCAGACCTTGCAATGGTATTTTGAGGATCTCCGTAGCGGTGGGATCTTGCAAGGCCGCACGCGCTCGCGTGATATTTTGCCCGGTGAGCGCATTGAGTAA